The sequence TGAAAAACAACCTGTTCTGAAGTAATTGCACCGTTAGAATTAAAAAGTCGCTGCTTGCAGCGACTTTTTGTTTTTACGGCATCTACACTATCTAATCTGATGGCGCTTGAGCTGATAGTGCTACAAACACAATATTCAGCGGGAAACGATATAGTTTTACCATTTTTGTAATTTTTTTACATTGATGGTTGGAAAAGTTGGCAAAATCGCTTCTAATAGTCATCAGTTCATTTCTGAGTTTTGACCGCTATCTGAGAAGGATGTTTTTCATGGCAAATACATTAGAGCAACTCAAGTCATACACTACTATTGTGGCCGATACTGGCGATATTGAAGCAATCAAGCGCTATCAACCAGAAGACGCAACCACTAACCCATCACTCATTTTAAAAGCTGCACAAATCCCTGAGTATAGCGCGCTAATCGACAATGCCATCGCATGGGCTAAATTACAAAGTACTGATATTGAGCAACAGATTGATGATGCCAGCGATAAACTAGCTGTCAACATTGGAGTCGAAATTCTAAAACTCGTTCCAGGTCGAATCTCAACTGAAGTTGATGCACGCTTATCCTTCGATAAAGAAAAATCTATCGCTAAAGCGCACAAGCTAGTCCGTCTGTATCAAGAAGCTGGTGTAGATAAATCTCGTATTCTGATCAAACTTGCATCAACTTGGGAAGGCATTTGTGCCGCCAAAGAATTGGAGCAAGAAGGTATCAACTGTAACTTAACGCTGCTATTCAGCTTTTCGCAGGCACGGGCTTGTGCTGAAGCAGGCGTGTACTTAATCTCTCCATTTGTAGGTCGCATTCTCGATTGGTATAAAAAAGATACAGGTAAAGATTATGACGCAGTGAACGATCCTGGTGTCGTTTCAGTCACTGAAATTTACAACTACTACAAACAGCATGGCTATAACACTGTGGTAATGGGTGCAAGTTTCCGTAATATTGGTGAAATCATTGAGTTAGCAGGCTGTGACCGCCTAACAATTGGTCCTTCATTACTTGAAGAATTAGCTAATTCTCAGCTGGCTATTCAGCCAAAACTTGTCCCAACTAGCACAACAGTTGCCGTAGCGGAACCATTAACAGAAGCGCAATTCCGTTGGGAATTCAACCAAGATGCGATGGCTGTCGATAAGTTAGCTGAAGGTATCCGTAACTTTGCTATCGACCAAGGCAAACTCGAAGTCATGCTCAAGGCAAAACTGGCAAACTAAGTACCTTCGGAGACAATTCGATGACCATCTTGACCCAAAGCACAACCTGGCAGGCTTTATCGGCCCATAGCCAAGATATTCCGCATATGCGTGAGTTATTTGCAGCGGATCCTGCACGCTTTACCAAAATGTCGCTTTCAAGCTGCGGCCTATTTTTAGATTATTCCAAAAATAGAGCAACACCAGAAACACTGAACTTGTTGTTTGCACTGGCACAAGAGGCAAAGCTTGACGCTAAGATTAAAGCGATGTTTGCCGGTGATATAATCAACACCACCGAAAAGCGTGCTGTATTACACACAGCACTGCGTAACACAGCAGAGCAATGCATCATTGCAGAAGGTCAAGATATTGTTCCTGAAGTACAGCAAACGCTGAACAAGATGCAACAGTTTGTTACTTCAGTCACTTCAGGACAATGGAAAGGTTATACAGGTAAAGCAATTACCGATATCGTGAGTATCGGCATCGGGGGGTCATTCCTCGGACCTAAAATTGTTTCTCAAGCATTACGCCCCTATTGGATTACTGGTCTGAATTGCCATTTTGTGGCAAACGTTGATGGCACTTCTATCAGCGAAAAACTCAAGTTGCTCGATCCAGAAACGACACTGTTTATCATGTCATCAAAGTCTTTTGGTACGCAAGAAACGCTAACCAATACTTTAACCGCTAAAGCTTGGTTTTTAGCGAAAGGTGGTTCACAGTCGGATGTTGCTAAGCACTTTGCCGCAGTCACCTCTAATGTTGTTAAAGCAACAGGTTTTGGTATTGATGCCAATAATATCTTCCCGATGTGGGATTGGGTTGGAGGGCGCTATTCTCTGTGGTCTGCCATTGGTTTACCTATTGCCTTACTCATCGGCATGGATAACTTCAGAGCACTACTAAAGGGTGCTCACCAAATGGATACCCATTTTGCTAATGCACCTTTGACCGAAAACATGCCTGTTATCATGGGATTACTCTCCCTGTGGTACGGTAACTTCTTTAATGCTCAAAGCCATGTGGTATTGACTTATGATCATTACCTACGTGGACTCCCAGCCTACTTCCAACAACTTGATATGGAAAGTAACGGTAAGTCGGTCACACTTAATGGCACCCATGTTGATTACAGCACAGGTCCTGTGATTTGGGGCGGTGAAGGTACAAACGGTCAACACGCTTACCACCAATTGCTACATCAAGGTACCGCCTTGATCCCAGCCGATTTTATTATGCCGCTGCAAAGCCATAATCCGATCGGAGAACACCATGATCAGTTAGCATCTAACTGTTTTGGACAAACTCAAGCGCTCATGCAAGGACGAACCTTGGATGAAGCGCTAGCAGAATTGAGTAAGAGTGCCTTAAGCAATGAGGAAAAGTTACTTATTGCTAAGCACAAAGTTATGTCGGGCAATAAACCCAGTAACACCTTACTGATGGATAAGCTCACACCTGAGACCTTAGGTGCGTTGATTGCCCTCTATGAGCACAGAACCTTTGTTCAAGGTGCTATTTGGGATATTAATTCCTTCGACCAATGGGGCGTAGAACTGGGTAAAACTCTAGGCAATGATGTACTCACCCGTATTGGCGCGGATCAAGAGGCAACGGTCTTAGATGCATCGAGTAATGGGTTAATTAACCTTTATCGACGGGGTAAAATCTGATCGAACAAAAAGCCAGCGAGTGCTGGCTTTTTTATTATATCTCGTTAATAAGGTTAAAAAATCAGTAATAACCATCTCTAAAGTGATAGCCAAGATCAACAGCAGATCATTCAAACTTCATTTCAAGTTAACACAAATGAAACATAATTCTTGCACCCTGTTTCGAAAATATGTTATTTAATTGCTGACAAAACATACAACAACAGGAGGTTACCATGGATCGTTTAGATTATGGTTGTGCGCTAGATGAAGTTGTAGAAAGACCCGACCGCTCACGAGGTTCTAATAAAAAACGTAAGTGGCGCGAAATCGAGGCGTTAAAGGACAAACATCGTTTACTCAAGGAATTACAAGAAATTGATAACAACTTTGATTACGATATAGATACCATCCAGTTATAACCTGTTGTTTTCTTAACAGCATATAAAGAAAAAGCGCTTTTGCGCTTTTTCTTTATATGCTGTTTTGATTACCCACCAGCCCTATTCCGAATCTTTTAAATAAGAACGTAAGTCATCGAAGGCTTGCTGCTCGCGGTCAAGAAATAGCGGATCATCAATTAAAGACGCTTGGCATTGTTGTTCTATCACCTTCCAGTCGTGCTCGGTTAACGTCTTAGCAAGCAAAGGGAAAATGTCCCGCTCCTCCATTTGCATATGTTTTTCTTGTAATTCAACATATTCGGCAAAATCGGCAATCAGTTTATCCCTTGCAACCACAATGTCACTTAATATCAGGTTCAGGGTATTCATTAATGCTGACGACGCTGCCGTCACAACTTGATGCTCGGCACTGAGCTTATCAATTTCATCATTTGCTTTATGCGCCAAATAATAAGCATAAATAATGTCTTCAACAGGATGATGGCTACGCTCAGCATATCCTTGCATATACTCAACAATGTCTCTCACTACGATAAAATTAATGGGTTCGCCTTCGACTAATTTTATCTGTTTGTTTTTCAAGACATTCAATAGCACTGCTATATGTTTATGATCATGCATGAGTCTTCTAAGCATATCGCCTCCTGAACTTGGGCTCTGACTATTGATACTAGTCAAGTCGTTTATTGATCTCCAATATAACAGGCGAATTCCTGTTTGCTTTATGACCACGATCAAGTAATTAACATAACTGTCTGTAAAAACATGTATCGATTAACAACATCACGCTCCAAAATAAGACTAATCAATATCAGTGAGTCGGCTCTAACAAAACCTCGCCACTGATTAAAGGTTAATTGCGCAATGGATGAAGCTGTTGCTGCAAGGCTTTAAATTTAGCAATCGCCTTTGCATCATCCGCAGCAACTTTCGCACTGCTAATGTGTGACAACTCGGGATACTGCTTAACAAGAGTTTGCTCTAAAGCTAACGCTTCTTGAATTTGCTTAGATTCAATCAGCTCTTGCAAACGTGCTAGAGACAACATAAGTGCTGCGGTATCAGTGTTTGCGGTGGCTTGTACATCTCCTTCAGGATGTGCGCGAGCAACTTGCGGTAATGACCGAGACTTAGCTTGAATATTCTCTTCAGCTGCCATGTTTGCTTGCGCCATCATCATCTCTTTTGGCGCATTTTGCTTAGCAGTGTCTTCTACCAATCGAGCTTGGCTAGCCATTTCAGCCTCTTGCACTTTAGCATCAGCCACATCAGATGCTACATGAGCAGCCGGCATGGGTGCACTCATGGTCAAAGCGGCTGGCGCGCCCATGTCTTCCTCAAACTGTCCTCGATTAAGCATCACCAAACCAACGACGATGACTAAGGAGGCCGCACTTGATAACACCCAAGGGAAACGACGCCAAATAGGCATTGCCGAGGGCGTTAACTGGCTTACATTTCTTTCTGACAATTGGGTTTGTGCTAATCGTAAAATATCTTGGTCAAGTCTCTCGGGGGGCATTTCGAGTGCTTGCCTGAAATACCAAGCTGAGACTTCTTGGTGTAACGCCTGTTCTTCGGATGACAGAGTGGAATTACTCATGACCAACCTCCTGCCATTTAGCATTGACACAATCTTTTAAGCTTTGATAGGCGTAGCGAATGCGGCTCTTCGTGGCCTCTAACGTCACACCAGCAATATCGCTGATCACTGCGGCGGTAAAACCCATTTCGATATTTAAAATAAAGGCTTCTTTCTGCACTTGAGGTAATAGGGCTACACAATTTTTTAGTAAGAGACTTTTTTGTGTCTCCAGCCAGTGTACATCCGGCTGCGACTGCGCTTGCCCCGCGAAGGTATCGAGGCCTTCCCCATTATCATGACTCACTAAATCGACTGGCTTTACCGCTCTTACATGATCAATCAACAGGTTATGGGCAATCCGATAAAGCCA comes from Shewanella oneidensis MR-1 and encodes:
- a CDS encoding sigma-70 family RNA polymerase sigma factor, with translation MALAIPQIHAHEHTDEQLMQRYAKGDAKAFEQLYLKHKGALYRYFVRQLGDKQLAEDLYQETWGRVIRAAASYEPSAKFNTWLYRIAHNLLIDHVRAVKPVDLVSHDNGEGLDTFAGQAQSQPDVHWLETQKSLLLKNCVALLPQVQKEAFILNIEMGFTAAVISDIAGVTLEATKSRIRYAYQSLKDCVNAKWQEVGHE
- the tal gene encoding transaldolase, coding for MANTLEQLKSYTTIVADTGDIEAIKRYQPEDATTNPSLILKAAQIPEYSALIDNAIAWAKLQSTDIEQQIDDASDKLAVNIGVEILKLVPGRISTEVDARLSFDKEKSIAKAHKLVRLYQEAGVDKSRILIKLASTWEGICAAKELEQEGINCNLTLLFSFSQARACAEAGVYLISPFVGRILDWYKKDTGKDYDAVNDPGVVSVTEIYNYYKQHGYNTVVMGASFRNIGEIIELAGCDRLTIGPSLLEELANSQLAIQPKLVPTSTTVAVAEPLTEAQFRWEFNQDAMAVDKLAEGIRNFAIDQGKLEVMLKAKLAN
- the pgi gene encoding glucose-6-phosphate isomerase; the encoded protein is MTILTQSTTWQALSAHSQDIPHMRELFAADPARFTKMSLSSCGLFLDYSKNRATPETLNLLFALAQEAKLDAKIKAMFAGDIINTTEKRAVLHTALRNTAEQCIIAEGQDIVPEVQQTLNKMQQFVTSVTSGQWKGYTGKAITDIVSIGIGGSFLGPKIVSQALRPYWITGLNCHFVANVDGTSISEKLKLLDPETTLFIMSSKSFGTQETLTNTLTAKAWFLAKGGSQSDVAKHFAAVTSNVVKATGFGIDANNIFPMWDWVGGRYSLWSAIGLPIALLIGMDNFRALLKGAHQMDTHFANAPLTENMPVIMGLLSLWYGNFFNAQSHVVLTYDHYLRGLPAYFQQLDMESNGKSVTLNGTHVDYSTGPVIWGGEGTNGQHAYHQLLHQGTALIPADFIMPLQSHNPIGEHHDQLASNCFGQTQALMQGRTLDEALAELSKSALSNEEKLLIAKHKVMSGNKPSNTLLMDKLTPETLGALIALYEHRTFVQGAIWDINSFDQWGVELGKTLGNDVLTRIGADQEATVLDASSNGLINLYRRGKI
- a CDS encoding DUF3545 family protein, encoding MDRLDYGCALDEVVERPDRSRGSNKKRKWREIEALKDKHRLLKELQEIDNNFDYDIDTIQL
- a CDS encoding hemerythrin domain-containing protein codes for the protein MLRRLMHDHKHIAVLLNVLKNKQIKLVEGEPINFIVVRDIVEYMQGYAERSHHPVEDIIYAYYLAHKANDEIDKLSAEHQVVTAASSALMNTLNLILSDIVVARDKLIADFAEYVELQEKHMQMEERDIFPLLAKTLTEHDWKVIEQQCQASLIDDPLFLDREQQAFDDLRSYLKDSE